One region of Parerythrobacter jejuensis genomic DNA includes:
- a CDS encoding class I adenylate-forming enzyme family protein, which translates to MYDLELTEAYCPAQTDTEYSERTIEDVLREQAATRPQALALRELLADGTVGREWTFERLLEDAERTGRALASRHPAGSRIAIMGGNCPEWVLVQLGAALAGLTLVTVNPSFLAREVRYVLEQSGACAVYYQPHVRGTALRPVVDEAAAGLAASDYLIDIEDLAELFSGERDGALRATKPHDIVMIQYTSGTTGFPKGVLLHQHGLVQSNRDAFDRWELAAGETVMCPFPLFHTAGSAVCVLGCLAHGATLLLVSLFDPVAVAKTIEHEKPEVVGGVATMIFAIIEAARATGTSIDCVKTVISGGAMVPPELNRAAQATFGVPILIVYGQTETSPGITAAWPTDKDEELTETIGQPLAHMEVSIRNPKDNSVCRVGEQGEICMRGYNMMVGYNDNPQATSETIDADGWLHTGDLGSMSARGYVKITGRVKEMIIRGGENLFPAEIEAAMLEHPAVAEAAVAGVPDEKWGEVVAAFLRCADGVGKPTANELKAHIRERLSPQKTPQHWIWMDEYPLTGSGKIQKFELSKAFVAGKYEGREA; encoded by the coding sequence ATGTATGATCTAGAGCTGACCGAAGCCTATTGTCCGGCGCAAACAGATACCGAGTATAGCGAAAGAACCATCGAAGATGTGCTGCGAGAGCAGGCTGCGACCCGCCCGCAAGCCTTGGCATTGCGCGAGTTGCTGGCCGACGGGACGGTCGGGCGCGAATGGACTTTCGAAAGGCTTCTTGAGGATGCAGAGCGGACGGGACGCGCACTGGCGTCCCGCCATCCGGCTGGATCGCGAATCGCGATAATGGGCGGCAATTGCCCCGAATGGGTGCTGGTGCAGCTTGGCGCGGCCTTGGCTGGCCTTACGCTCGTTACCGTCAATCCGTCGTTCCTCGCCCGCGAAGTGCGCTACGTGCTCGAGCAATCGGGAGCCTGCGCCGTGTATTATCAGCCCCATGTCCGTGGCACCGCTTTGCGGCCTGTGGTCGACGAAGCAGCCGCGGGCTTGGCGGCTTCGGACTATCTGATCGATATCGAAGATCTGGCCGAGCTGTTTTCCGGCGAACGCGATGGCGCACTCAGAGCGACCAAGCCGCATGACATCGTGATGATCCAGTACACCTCCGGTACGACTGGCTTCCCCAAGGGCGTCCTGCTGCACCAGCATGGACTGGTACAAAGCAATCGCGACGCCTTTGATCGCTGGGAACTTGCGGCCGGGGAAACGGTGATGTGCCCGTTCCCCCTCTTCCATACGGCGGGCAGTGCGGTGTGTGTTCTGGGGTGTCTTGCCCATGGCGCCACATTGTTGCTGGTGTCGCTGTTCGATCCCGTTGCCGTTGCCAAGACCATCGAGCACGAAAAGCCTGAAGTGGTTGGCGGGGTCGCCACCATGATTTTTGCCATTATCGAAGCAGCCAGGGCGACGGGGACCAGCATCGACTGCGTCAAGACTGTGATCAGCGGCGGGGCGATGGTTCCGCCCGAGCTGAACCGGGCGGCCCAGGCCACTTTCGGAGTGCCGATCCTGATCGTTTACGGCCAGACCGAGACGTCACCCGGAATTACCGCCGCGTGGCCAACTGACAAGGATGAGGAGCTGACTGAGACGATCGGCCAACCGCTGGCCCATATGGAGGTTTCCATCCGCAACCCGAAGGATAATTCGGTTTGCAGGGTCGGCGAGCAGGGCGAAATCTGCATGCGCGGTTACAACATGATGGTCGGATACAACGACAATCCGCAGGCCACATCCGAGACAATTGATGCCGACGGCTGGCTGCACACAGGCGATCTCGGCAGCATGAGCGCGCGCGGCTACGTCAAGATTACCGGCCGCGTGAAGGAGATGATCATTCGCGGCGGCGAGAATCTGTTCCCGGCGGAAATCGAGGCTGCGATGCTGGAACATCCAGCAGTCGCTGAAGCTGCGGTGGCAGGTGTCCCGGACGAAAAATGGGGCGAGGTCGTCGCGGCTTTCCTGCGGTGTGCCGACGGTGTGGGGAAACCGACCGCCAACGAGCTCAAGGCTCACATCCGCGAGCGCCTCTCCCCCCAAAAAACGCCGCAGCATTGGATCTGGATGGACGAATATCCGCTGACCGGCTCCGGCAAAATTCAGAAATTCGAACTGAGCAAGGCGTTTGTGGCGGGCAAATATGAAGGTCGCGAAGCCTAG
- a CDS encoding tetratricopeptide repeat-containing sulfotransferase family protein yields the protein MSDRDEMVVRAQKALQAGDFAGGLALAGQILADDPADSDALYMAAAASRYLKRFDDAQDYLDRLHAASPEYGRAWQEAGHLARAKNNDAAALAAFTRATQFNPALEASWRAQAALLTANGRPAEATAAAGQADRLKALPRELLAVSNHLHEGRLLRAEEICRAFLRQNPRNVEGMRLLAQIGIKLGILDDAEFLLESAVTFEPDNVQLRLDYMDALRRRQKFAQSREQAEALHAQDPSSPLFQSHLAIESMQTSDYDRAFELFDQVLDKVPNDPATLTSRGHALKTTGAQDKAVASYQAAFAAKPDHGDAYYALANLKTYRFSDQEMAAMRAQIDRPDLAFMDRVHISFALGKAYEDRKDYEQSFRFYEQGNSLKRAQTRYSADTMQEELARQKQHCTPDLFAKHAGEGCLAPDPIFILGLPRAGSTLLEQILASHSMVDGTLELPNILALAHRLRGRKAGQSLYPQVLHDLTPEQLAKFGEDFIENTRIHRQGAPFFIDKMPNNFRHIGLIHLILPNAKIIDARRDPMDCCFSGFKQLFAEGQEFTYGLSEVGRYYTDYVDLMDHWDTVLPGKVLRVQHEDVLDDLEGQVHRMLDHCGLPFEEACLNFHQTDRAVRTASSEQVRKPINRSGQNAWKPFEPWLDELKEAVGRAS from the coding sequence ATGAGCGATCGCGACGAAATGGTGGTACGCGCCCAGAAGGCGTTGCAGGCTGGGGATTTTGCCGGCGGGCTCGCCTTGGCTGGCCAGATATTGGCCGATGATCCAGCTGATAGCGATGCGCTTTATATGGCAGCAGCAGCCTCCCGTTACCTCAAGCGTTTCGATGACGCGCAAGATTACCTGGACCGACTGCACGCAGCCTCGCCCGAATATGGCCGCGCCTGGCAGGAGGCGGGCCACCTGGCCCGCGCCAAGAACAACGATGCGGCCGCGCTTGCGGCCTTTACCCGTGCCACACAATTCAATCCGGCGCTGGAGGCAAGCTGGCGGGCACAGGCCGCGCTGCTAACTGCCAATGGACGGCCGGCAGAGGCGACGGCAGCTGCGGGTCAGGCAGACCGGCTCAAGGCTCTTCCGCGCGAATTGCTCGCGGTGTCCAATCATCTGCACGAAGGGCGCCTGTTGCGCGCTGAGGAAATCTGCCGCGCCTTCTTGCGCCAGAATCCGCGCAATGTGGAAGGTATGCGGTTACTCGCGCAGATCGGGATCAAGCTGGGCATTCTCGATGATGCCGAATTCCTGCTCGAAAGCGCCGTGACCTTTGAGCCTGACAATGTGCAATTGCGGCTCGATTATATGGATGCGCTGCGCCGGCGGCAGAAATTCGCCCAATCGCGCGAACAGGCCGAGGCCTTGCATGCCCAGGATCCGTCCAGCCCTCTGTTCCAATCGCATCTCGCGATCGAGAGCATGCAGACCAGCGATTATGACCGCGCGTTCGAATTGTTCGATCAGGTGTTGGACAAAGTGCCGAATGATCCCGCCACGCTGACCAGCCGGGGCCATGCCCTCAAGACGACGGGCGCACAGGACAAGGCAGTCGCCAGCTATCAGGCAGCCTTTGCGGCCAAGCCCGATCATGGCGATGCCTATTATGCGCTCGCCAATCTCAAGACGTACCGCTTCTCCGACCAGGAAATGGCCGCCATGCGCGCGCAAATCGACCGGCCCGATCTCGCCTTCATGGACCGGGTGCATATCTCTTTCGCCCTCGGCAAAGCCTATGAGGATCGCAAGGATTACGAGCAGAGCTTTCGCTTTTACGAGCAGGGCAACAGCCTGAAACGCGCGCAAACGCGCTATTCCGCCGACACGATGCAGGAAGAGCTGGCCCGGCAGAAGCAGCACTGCACGCCCGATCTGTTTGCCAAGCATGCAGGCGAGGGTTGCCTGGCGCCCGATCCGATTTTCATCTTGGGATTGCCGCGAGCAGGATCGACGTTGCTGGAGCAGATTCTTGCCAGCCATTCGATGGTCGATGGGACGCTCGAGCTACCCAATATTCTCGCGCTGGCCCACCGGCTGCGCGGCCGCAAGGCGGGTCAATCGCTCTATCCGCAAGTGCTGCATGATCTCACGCCCGAGCAATTGGCCAAGTTCGGCGAGGATTTTATCGAGAATACGCGCATCCACCGGCAGGGCGCACCCTTCTTTATCGACAAGATGCCGAACAATTTCCGCCATATCGGGCTGATCCACCTGATCCTGCCCAATGCCAAGATCATCGATGCGCGGCGCGATCCGATGGATTGCTGCTTCTCGGGTTTCAAGCAACTCTTCGCCGAGGGGCAGGAGTTCACCTACGGACTGAGCGAAGTCGGTCGCTATTACACGGATTACGTCGATCTGATGGATCATTGGGACACGGTGCTACCCGGCAAGGTCTTGCGGGTCCAACACGAGGATGTGCTCGACGATCTGGAAGGTCAGGTGCACCGGATGCTGGACCATTGCGGCCTGCCTTTCGAAGAGGCGTGCCTCAATTTCCACCAGACCGACAGGGCCGTGCGCACGGCCAGCAGCGAACAGGTCCGCAAGCCGATCAACCGTTCAGGCCAGAACGCCTGGAAGCCGTTCGAACCGTGGCTGGACGAATTGAAAGAGGCGGTCGGTCGGGCAAGCTGA
- a CDS encoding TonB-dependent receptor encodes MKSLRSSASLGVLAALIASPAIAQDQSTDGAQAEERQGGVGTIVVTATKRSEDLQDVAISVNAIGEEALDELGIATFDDYLVQLPNVTAGGSGPGQSTIYVRGLASTTPNLTTAGVAGLAPNVALYLDEQPLAQPGRNLDVYAADLERIEVLAGPQGTLFGASSQAGVVRLITNKPDLTGFDAGFKVETSFTKNGETSYSGEAMLNLPVTDSFALRGVVYLDDQGGYIDNVAGTRTVAESARFRPAGTVRSNGIPVNALRGGFQAGADLSNVTFLAADNAGIVEEDFNDTQYAGFRISGRYEFNSDWNVTISHSRQSVESDGVFFADPELGGLGGLDVQQFEESTLEDDFSNTSWTVEGRIAMLDIVYTGAYTDRETNQRVDYSDYLFVGQYLPYYICDGSVTYPGAGGPTGTCQAPNLYVNSVSDTTVFTQELRFNTPAENRWRVTAGGFYSDLELKERNDFAYPGNVVAQPFGPFKPNFPQAGFNTDPGPFPADTIFRNDIRRTDKQFGLFGEASFDIVEDLLTVTVGARYYDIEVDFEGSANGSFCNSFSATDQNAFGTDISDLYDGDGQFTFIGSCNPALRQTFNLGDSLADIQAAGLSAGQAQQVFNALQAPDTAKTTGTIFKGTATLTPSEDLLFYATYSEGFRPGLLNRPGGATNGAGFTVPFELQTDEVKNYEIGWKLDLIDGQLRFNGSAFYVDISNLQTTIFDPSITNLFFSDNAANAEIKGIEGEFTIAPYSVPGLTVAGAFSFLDTEIKDVLTPTTDVIVGDNLAYAPSFQGNMRVRYEWDGANDLRFHIQPQMVHSSSKFTDIITINRLKLDGYTTFSLSAGVKKDEWSVELFGENLTDERAQIAGNFINDRPRITTNRPLTGGIRFSYDF; translated from the coding sequence ATGAAATCTCTTCGCAGCAGCGCCTCGCTTGGCGTGCTGGCCGCGCTTATCGCGTCACCCGCGATCGCGCAGGACCAGTCGACCGATGGCGCACAAGCAGAAGAACGCCAGGGCGGCGTCGGCACGATTGTCGTTACCGCAACCAAGCGTAGCGAAGATCTGCAAGACGTAGCCATTTCCGTGAATGCGATCGGCGAAGAGGCTCTAGACGAACTCGGCATTGCCACGTTTGACGACTACCTCGTGCAGCTCCCGAATGTGACCGCTGGTGGCTCCGGCCCTGGCCAGAGCACGATCTATGTGCGCGGCCTCGCCTCGACCACGCCGAACCTGACCACCGCCGGTGTTGCAGGCCTCGCCCCGAACGTCGCGCTTTACCTCGACGAGCAGCCGCTCGCACAGCCGGGCCGTAACCTCGATGTCTACGCTGCTGACCTTGAACGGATCGAAGTGCTCGCTGGCCCGCAGGGCACTCTGTTCGGTGCAAGCTCGCAAGCTGGCGTTGTCCGCCTGATCACCAACAAGCCCGACTTGACCGGCTTTGATGCCGGCTTCAAGGTCGAGACCAGCTTCACCAAGAATGGCGAAACCAGCTATTCCGGCGAAGCCATGCTCAACTTGCCGGTCACGGACAGCTTCGCACTGCGCGGCGTTGTCTATCTCGATGACCAGGGCGGCTATATCGACAATGTCGCAGGCACCCGCACGGTTGCCGAGAGCGCGCGCTTCCGTCCGGCTGGCACAGTCCGGTCCAACGGCATTCCGGTAAACGCACTGCGGGGCGGCTTCCAGGCCGGCGCGGATCTTTCGAATGTCACCTTCCTTGCCGCCGACAATGCCGGCATCGTGGAAGAAGACTTCAACGACACGCAATATGCCGGTTTCCGCATCTCGGGCCGGTATGAGTTCAATTCCGACTGGAACGTGACCATCAGTCACTCGCGCCAGAGCGTGGAAAGCGACGGCGTTTTCTTCGCAGACCCTGAACTGGGCGGGCTTGGTGGGCTCGACGTGCAGCAATTCGAAGAAAGCACTCTGGAAGATGATTTCTCGAACACCAGCTGGACGGTCGAAGGCCGGATCGCGATGCTCGATATCGTTTACACCGGCGCCTACACGGACCGTGAAACGAACCAGCGGGTCGACTATTCCGACTATCTCTTTGTCGGCCAGTATCTGCCCTATTACATCTGCGATGGCTCGGTCACCTATCCGGGCGCAGGTGGCCCGACCGGCACGTGCCAGGCTCCAAACCTCTATGTAAACTCGGTTTCGGATACGACGGTGTTCACGCAGGAGCTGCGCTTCAACACACCAGCGGAAAACCGCTGGCGCGTAACCGCAGGCGGCTTCTATTCCGACCTGGAACTGAAAGAGCGCAATGATTTCGCCTATCCGGGCAATGTCGTCGCGCAGCCGTTCGGCCCGTTCAAGCCGAACTTCCCGCAGGCCGGTTTCAACACCGACCCGGGCCCGTTCCCGGCCGACACCATCTTCCGCAACGACATCCGTCGTACGGACAAGCAATTCGGCCTGTTCGGTGAAGCCAGCTTCGATATCGTCGAAGACCTTCTGACGGTAACTGTCGGTGCCCGGTACTACGACATCGAAGTGGATTTCGAAGGCAGCGCCAATGGCTCCTTCTGTAACTCGTTCAGCGCGACGGACCAGAACGCCTTCGGTACCGACATTTCGGACCTGTATGATGGCGATGGGCAGTTCACCTTCATCGGCAGCTGTAACCCGGCCTTGCGCCAGACTTTCAATCTGGGTGACAGCCTGGCGGATATCCAGGCCGCAGGCCTCAGCGCAGGACAGGCACAGCAGGTCTTCAATGCCCTGCAGGCGCCCGACACAGCCAAGACGACCGGCACGATTTTCAAGGGCACAGCCACGCTGACGCCGAGCGAAGACCTGCTGTTCTACGCCACCTATTCGGAAGGTTTCCGTCCTGGCTTGCTGAACCGTCCGGGCGGCGCGACCAACGGTGCGGGCTTTACCGTCCCCTTCGAACTGCAGACCGATGAAGTGAAGAACTACGAAATCGGCTGGAAGCTCGACTTGATCGACGGCCAGCTGCGCTTCAACGGCAGCGCTTTCTATGTCGACATCTCGAACCTGCAGACGACGATCTTCGACCCGAGCATCACCAACCTGTTCTTCAGCGACAACGCTGCCAATGCAGAGATCAAGGGCATTGAAGGCGAATTCACCATTGCACCCTATTCGGTGCCCGGCCTGACGGTCGCAGGTGCATTCAGCTTCCTCGATACCGAGATCAAGGACGTGCTCACCCCGACGACCGATGTGATTGTTGGCGATAACCTGGCCTATGCGCCGAGTTTCCAGGGCAACATGCGGGTGCGGTATGAATGGGATGGCGCCAATGATCTGCGCTTCCACATCCAGCCGCAGATGGTGCATTCGTCTTCGAAGTTCACCGACATCATCACGATCAACCGCCTGAAGCTGGATGGTTACACCACCTTCAGTCTCTCGGCCGGTGTGAAGAAGGATGAATGGTCGGTTGAACTGTTCGGCGAAAACCTGACGGACGAGCGCGCACAGATTGCGGGCAACTTCATCAATGACCGTCCGCGGATCACCACCAACCGTCCGCTGACGGGTGGCATTCGCTTCAGCTACGACTTCTAA
- a CDS encoding BCCT family transporter, with amino-acid sequence MSSDNTTTASQAGIEPPLVELPIATADSGFYNGFSTHVTIPAKIIVSMIIAWAIFFPTHASETLALANATIIREFAGWYVYLVAFLMLVAVILAVIPQSGSLRIGAPGEEPEFSRFSWFSMLFGAGIGVGMLTYSTGEPLAHFQSNPDIINGVVAATSAETVTSAYRYTYLHWGFAAWATYALVGLAVGYVAYRRNLPLTIRSGLAPLFGLKLSGPWGHVIDVVAVVATILGVAVTLGFGVEQFVAGLYRIGFGEWLLNSGGTASSAAIVMALLLLVGASTLSALSGVGRGIKWLSNLNMVLSFLLLAVFVAFGSGLAGFELLARTTIDYLVTLPQMQLSVFSSDGTQAGDAAAQWQLDWSVFYWAWWIAFAPFVGMFIARVSRGRTVREYVLGVILVPSLMCFIWMSLAGGTAIDLELSGAAQGSILAANISDQLFATLSVMLSPGVAQVMAGLVVILLMTYLITSADSAILIVNTINGAGEDEGQRRHHILFWGAAIALVVGSMLILGGIDAIRITMIIGALPFSVVVALMAISIVKAVVYDVIRKRQGVQTHCEDILAEAAARAD; translated from the coding sequence GTGAGTTCTGACAATACTACGACCGCGTCGCAGGCCGGTATCGAGCCGCCTCTGGTCGAATTGCCTATCGCAACCGCTGACTCGGGCTTTTACAATGGCTTCAGCACCCATGTGACGATCCCGGCCAAGATCATTGTCAGCATGATCATTGCCTGGGCGATCTTCTTCCCGACCCATGCGAGCGAGACCCTGGCTCTCGCCAATGCCACGATCATCCGTGAATTTGCGGGCTGGTATGTCTACCTGGTCGCGTTCCTGATGCTGGTGGCGGTCATTCTGGCCGTCATACCGCAATCGGGGTCCTTGCGCATCGGCGCGCCTGGTGAAGAGCCCGAATTCTCGCGCTTCTCCTGGTTTTCGATGCTGTTCGGTGCGGGAATCGGGGTCGGCATGCTGACCTACTCCACCGGGGAGCCGCTGGCGCATTTCCAGTCCAATCCGGATATCATCAACGGCGTTGTCGCTGCAACGTCTGCCGAGACGGTCACATCCGCCTACCGCTATACCTACCTGCATTGGGGCTTCGCAGCCTGGGCCACCTATGCCCTTGTCGGGCTTGCAGTCGGCTATGTTGCCTATCGCCGCAATTTGCCGCTGACGATCCGGTCCGGATTGGCACCCTTGTTCGGGCTCAAACTGTCCGGCCCCTGGGGCCATGTGATCGATGTCGTCGCAGTCGTCGCTACGATCCTCGGCGTGGCCGTGACATTGGGGTTTGGCGTCGAGCAATTCGTCGCCGGACTGTACCGGATCGGGTTTGGGGAATGGCTTCTCAATTCGGGCGGGACCGCATCTTCGGCCGCGATAGTCATGGCGCTGTTGTTGCTGGTGGGTGCCTCTACCCTGTCCGCCCTGTCTGGCGTGGGACGGGGAATCAAATGGCTTTCGAACCTCAACATGGTCCTTTCATTCCTGTTGCTGGCCGTCTTTGTCGCCTTCGGTTCAGGCCTTGCCGGCTTTGAGCTTCTGGCTCGTACAACGATCGATTATCTGGTTACGCTGCCGCAAATGCAGCTGAGTGTGTTTTCGTCCGACGGCACCCAGGCCGGCGATGCTGCCGCGCAATGGCAACTCGATTGGTCGGTCTTCTACTGGGCGTGGTGGATCGCTTTCGCTCCCTTTGTCGGCATGTTTATCGCGCGGGTCTCGCGCGGTCGCACGGTACGGGAATATGTGCTGGGCGTCATACTGGTTCCGTCACTGATGTGTTTCATCTGGATGTCGTTGGCAGGCGGTACCGCAATCGATCTGGAGCTTAGCGGTGCTGCGCAGGGGTCTATCCTCGCGGCGAACATCTCGGACCAGCTGTTCGCCACCCTCTCTGTCATGCTGAGCCCGGGCGTTGCCCAAGTGATGGCAGGCCTGGTTGTGATTCTGCTGATGACATATTTGATCACCTCCGCCGATAGCGCGATCCTGATCGTGAACACGATCAATGGCGCGGGCGAAGATGAGGGGCAACGCCGGCATCACATCCTGTTCTGGGGCGCCGCAATCGCGCTGGTCGTAGGCAGTATGCTGATCCTTGGCGGCATCGACGCGATCCGCATCACGATGATCATCGGGGCCCTGCCTTTCTCGGTCGTCGTGGCGCTGATGGCGATCTCGATCGTCAAGGCGGTGGTCTACGATGTAATCCGCAAGCGTCAGGGCGTGCAGACCCACTGCGAGGATATCCTTGCCGAGGCCGCTGCGAGGGCAGATTAG
- a CDS encoding DUF4230 domain-containing protein: protein MADDLKTKDAVSEETLSPQPERQKSLARIQAVPWFIVILLLAAVAWLGWRAFGPQDLGDPLATSLVAFEEQNELTVFSAEFAPVVSSNDSRFFGTINTRQIAVIPTRVSYTIDLSEVDRSRLGWDPESETLTVRLPAIDIGKPNLDEGRAQYLREGIWISREAQDKLTRDNTQLAEREARKQAANAVLLDLARDAARQAVTQNLAIPLEVAGYGDVTVMVLFDGEAAP, encoded by the coding sequence ATGGCAGACGATCTGAAAACCAAAGATGCGGTCTCGGAAGAGACCCTGTCGCCCCAGCCGGAGCGACAGAAATCACTGGCGCGCATTCAAGCTGTGCCGTGGTTCATTGTCATTCTGTTGCTCGCTGCGGTCGCGTGGCTGGGCTGGCGCGCATTCGGACCACAAGACCTCGGCGATCCGCTTGCCACCAGTCTGGTTGCATTCGAGGAACAGAACGAGCTGACAGTCTTCAGCGCCGAATTTGCGCCGGTCGTATCGAGCAATGACAGCCGCTTCTTCGGCACCATCAATACCCGGCAGATCGCCGTAATCCCGACGCGGGTAAGCTATACGATTGATCTCTCCGAGGTTGATCGTTCGCGGCTCGGCTGGGACCCAGAGAGTGAGACACTAACGGTCCGTCTGCCCGCAATCGATATCGGCAAGCCCAATCTCGATGAAGGGCGCGCGCAATATCTGCGGGAAGGCATCTGGATCAGCCGCGAGGCGCAGGACAAGCTGACCCGCGACAACACCCAACTGGCCGAGCGCGAAGCCCGCAAGCAGGCAGCAAATGCGGTTTTGCTGGATCTTGCCCGCGACGCCGCACGCCAGGCGGTGACTCAAAATCTTGCCATTCCGCTGGAGGTCGCCGGCTATGGCGATGTGACAGTGATGGTTCTGTTTGACGGGGAAGCAGCGCCCTAA
- a CDS encoding MBL fold metallo-hydrolase, whose translation MAQIPPKPWPTGKVERPEPLVARVLAPNPSPYTFTGTQTYVVGTEGEVAVIDPGPDEPEHIEALLAAIGDSTVVAIMCTHTHRDHSPAAAPLAARTGAPIVGCAPLVINTDLPRSDEAFDTTYAPDRVLEDGEAMTGRGWTLRAVHTPGHTSNHLCFSLEESGALFTGDHVMGWSTSVVVPPDGDMGDYMASLDKLYQRAGEDGDRVYYSAHGAPIEKPRQLVRGMIGHRRQRENQILRLLGEEPRQLPEFIPLMYKGLDPRLDGAAQMSVKAHLIDLERRGLVSQSEETWQTI comes from the coding sequence ATGGCTCAGATACCACCTAAACCATGGCCGACCGGCAAGGTCGAACGTCCCGAACCGCTGGTTGCGCGGGTTCTCGCCCCCAATCCCTCGCCCTACACGTTCACCGGCACCCAGACTTATGTGGTGGGCACTGAGGGCGAAGTCGCCGTCATCGATCCCGGGCCCGACGAACCTGAACACATCGAAGCGCTGTTGGCCGCTATCGGAGACAGCACCGTCGTTGCGATCATGTGCACCCATACCCATCGCGACCATTCCCCTGCCGCAGCGCCGCTCGCTGCCCGGACGGGCGCTCCGATTGTCGGATGTGCGCCGCTGGTCATCAACACCGACCTGCCGCGGTCTGACGAGGCATTTGATACCACCTACGCGCCCGACCGGGTGCTGGAAGATGGCGAAGCGATGACCGGACGCGGCTGGACTTTGCGCGCGGTCCATACGCCGGGGCACACCTCCAATCATTTGTGCTTCTCGCTGGAGGAAAGTGGCGCCTTGTTCACGGGCGACCACGTGATGGGCTGGTCGACCAGTGTGGTCGTGCCGCCTGACGGCGATATGGGCGACTATATGGCCAGCCTCGACAAACTCTATCAACGCGCCGGTGAGGACGGGGACCGGGTCTATTATTCCGCCCATGGCGCGCCAATCGAGAAACCGCGCCAGCTTGTGCGGGGAATGATCGGCCATCGGCGCCAGCGTGAAAACCAGATCTTGCGCTTGCTGGGCGAAGAGCCCCGCCAGCTACCAGAATTCATCCCGCTGATGTACAAAGGGCTGGATCCGCGCCTCGACGGTGCTGCGCAAATGAGCGTCAAGGCGCACCTGATCGATCTGGAACGTCGCGGCCTGGTTAGCCAATCGGAAGAGACATGGCAGACGATCTGA